From a single Lacerta agilis isolate rLacAgi1 chromosome 3, rLacAgi1.pri, whole genome shotgun sequence genomic region:
- the TAGAP gene encoding T-cell activation Rho GTPase-activating protein isoform X2 translates to MKVLSSCNTADIKKCHLFMPCDAEDGLCHLTDSNKKRKKVISWPFMLRRTTTGSETLGNLESDLKPPLFDQPLSIVCSEDDMLPKPIQDILTMLFLEGPLTEGIFRKAANEKARKELKEELNFGGKVVFEDKSVHLLAVVLKDFLRNIPHKLLLSELYDEWMTALEKLTHHERTEAMKEVASKLPRPNLLLLKHLLCVLHHISKSSEVNKMDSSNLAICVGPNMLTPVRDQSLPLEAQKKLTDQVKTLVEFLIDNCLDIFGEEISSLFCISPRDSLDRPDMLSARRQHDSAYDSTDFEEECNSSELEANDLPQAGGTEHRCSSMELYSREPVAQTPPVSSPVTRFKKSISNLDRRFSEPDMLSSKGCQGGCMRSQKLARSEESVIRQEELRLKCQGLREEMAGECHLAGLYRNKKPSNLTIKASLLSELSNNSLPRTSSGSSLDSASPVSDCSVFTSSPLTSPSIAKKNALTRPQSFSTKASSGSDTTSIRELKRHSMSFSVATRKKVLAKTQSCSMGGFQRDSFKKESKKERHLSCRIVHATCADDHSSAPSRGQLRPRFMSADEVFRLVDQRNPGNPPSYEEATRNCSAARLPSYSSLTVRNMRSTVLSPDFEPQHPRLNKEVTNKVYKDFFNDRLSMTSDPKDKVPAIDFVIGIHSRANLPLTPQVYRLRTMSGSYQKNKQEYLTQPCSQPAFGHIQCAKESYV, encoded by the exons GCTGACATCAAGAAATGCCACTTGTTCATGCCATGTGACGCTGAAGATGGACTGTGTCATCTGACTG ATAGTaataagaagagaaagaaagtaatATCCTGGCCATTTATGCTGAGACGAACCACCACTGGATCAGAGACTCTGGGGAATCTGGAATCTGACTTGAAACCTCCTCTGTTTGATCAGCCATTGTCGATTGTCTGCAGTGAAGATGATATGCTGCCCAAGCCAATACAG GATATCCTTACAATGCTCTTCTTGGAAGGGCCTTTAACGGAAGGAATATTCCGGAAAGCTGCCAACGAAAAGGCCCGCAAGGAGCTGAAAGAAGAGTTGAACTTTGGAGGGAAAGTTGTTTTCGAAGATAAATCTGTTCATCTGTTAGCAGTGGTTTTAAAG GATTTCCTTCGAAACATTCCCCATAAACTGCTGCTCTCTGAGCTTTATGATGAGTGGATGACGGCACTGGAGAAGTTGACCCACCACGAAAGAACTGAAGCAATGAAAGA GGTTGCAAGCAAACTCCCGAGACCCAACCTTCTTTTGCTCAAGCATTTGCTCTGCGTGCTTCACCACATTAGCAAAAGCTCAGAGGTCAACAAAATGGATTCCAGCAACCTTGCCATCTGTGTTGGGCCAAACATGCTGACTCCAGTTCGTGACCAAAGCCTACCACTTGAAGCCCAGAAAAAGCTAACAGATCAG GTGAAGACACTGGTGGAATTTCTCATTGATAACTGCCTTGATATATTTGGGGAAGAAATCTCTTCACTGTTCTGCATCTCTCCTAGAGATTCCCTGGACAGGCCAG atATGTTGTCTGCTAGACGTCAACATGATTCTGCCTATGACAGCACAGATTTTGAGGAAGAATGCAATTCCAGTGAACTCGAGGCCAACGATCTACCACAAGCCGGGGGGACAGAACACAGGTGCAGCAGTATGGAGCTGTACTCTCGAGAGCCAGTAGCCCAGACTCCACCTGTCTCTTCTCCTGTGACCCGGTTTAAAAAATCCATAAGCAACCTGGATAGGAGGTTCTCTGAGCCAGACATGCTCTCTTCTAAGGGCTGCCAAGGAGGCTGTATGAGAAGCCAGAAGCTAGCCAGAAGTGAGGAGAGTGTAATTCGGCAGGAGGAACTGAGGTTGAAGTGCCAAGGGCTGAGAGAGGAAATGGCAGGAGAATGTCATCTTGCAGGCCTCTATAGGAACAAGAAGCCATCCAACTTGACAATAAAAGCTAGTCTGCTGTCAGAATTGTCAAACAATTCATTGCCCAGAACATCCTCCGGCAGTTCACTAGATAGTGCTTCTCCAGTCTCTGACTGTTCTGTCTTCACCAGCTCACCACTGACATCGCCTTCCATCGCCAAGAAAAACGCCTTAACTCGGCCGCAGTCCTTTTCCACCAAGGCTTCCAGCGGAAGTGACACCACCTCCATCAGAGAGCTCAAGAGGCATTCCATGTCATTTTCTGTGGCAACCCGCAAGAAGGTGCTAGCAAAAACCCAAAGCTGCAGCATGGGTGGCTTTCAGAGGGACAGTTTCAAGAAGGAATCCAAGAAAGAGAGACATCTTTCCTGCCGCATAGTCCACGCAACTTGTGCTGATGACCACAGCTCAGCACCTTCGCGGGGTCAACTGAGGCCTCGTTTCATGTCAGCAGATGAAGTGTTTCGACTTGTGGACCAGAGGAATCCTGGGAATCCTCCATCTTATGAGGAGGCTACCAGAAACTGCTCAGCTGCTAGGCTTCCCTCATACAGTAGCTTAACGGTTCGAAATATGAGATCCACTGTGCTGTCTCCAGACTTTGAGCCTCAGCATCCAAGACTCAATAAAGAGGTTACAAACAAAGTATACAAGGACTTTTTTAACGACAGGCTCTCCATGACCAGTGATCCTAAGGACAAGGTACCAGCCATTGACTTTGTTATTGGAATACACTCCCGAGCTAATTTGCCCCTAACCCCTCAAGTCTATCGCCTCAGGACCATGTCTGGGTCTTATCAAAAGAACAAACAAGAATACCTGACACAGccatgcagccagccagcctttgGCCACATACAATGCGCTAAGGAATCCTATGTTTAA
- the RSPH3 gene encoding radial spoke head protein 3 homolog — MTTGSVIFSPNGAPDSSTYSYSTRPRVVPSRKRFSCLNLMYFSEEYPVCYGNLMYDRRVVRGNTYALQSLPWCPTETDPVEIQKQREAHRKMLARKRSKEESEIHAPQVEVPHLRTDVQTELYLEEIADRIIEVDMECQTDAFLQRPDTPLFVPAKTGADVATQIEEGELFDFDIEVRPIVEVLVGKTVEQALLEVTEEEELANLQAHQFGYHELRNAELAEVQRLEQQETRRKEEKERRKAQQVKTNTKSAEVKQRISSRAFSLQYLSNLIPSVFNDLHNKGFFFDIIERDIEKDFLPYVMGSAVKRMASNQLGRIMTDSKLIEISF; from the exons ATGACCACAGGCTCAGTGATTTTCAGCCCAAATGGTGCTCCAGACTCTAGTACTTACTCCTATAGCACCCGCCCCCGAGTTGTGCCCTCTAGAAAACG TTTTTCTTGTCTTAATTTAATGTATTTCAGTGAAGAATACCCAGTCTGCTATGGGAATCTCATGTATGACAGAAGAGTGGTTCGAGGCAACACATATGCTCTTCAGTCATTACCTTGG TGCCCTACTGAAACTGATCCTGTTGAGATTCAGAAGCAACGAGAAGCCCACCGGAAAATGCTTGCCAGAAAGCGATCAAAGGAAGAGAGCGAAATCCATGCCCCTCAggttgaggttccccacctccggACCGATGTGCAGACAG AATTGTACCTGGAAGAGATTGCAGACCGCATTATCGAAGTTGATATGGAATGTCAAACAGATGCATTCCTGCAGAGACCAGACACCCCCTTGTTCGTTCCAGCAAAAACTGGGGCAGATGTAGCTACGCAAATAGAAGAAGGAGAG CTCTTTGACTTCGATATTGAAGTCAGACCAATTGTTGAAGTTTTAGTTGGAAAAACCGTGGAGCAAGCTTTGCTGGAAGTCACGGAGGAAGAAGAGCTGGCCAATCTTCAGGCGCACCAGTTCGGATATCATGAACTGCGCAACGCAGAGCTGGCTGAAGTACAGCGCCTTGAACAACAAGAGACACGACGAAAGGAGGAAAAG GAACGCCGTAAAGCGCAGCAggtcaaaacaaatacaaagtcGGCAGAAGTCAAGCAGAGAATTTCATCTCGAGCCTTTTCTCTGCAATACTTGTCGAACCTCATTCCTTCAGTCTTTAATGATCTTCATAATAAGGGTTTCTTCTTCGATATCATAGAAAGAG ATATTGAGAAAGATTTCCTTCCATATGTGATGGGCAGCGCAGTAAAAAGAATGGCGTCGAACCAGCTAGGAAGAATAATGACTGACAGTAAGTTAATAGAAATAAG TTTCTGA
- the TAGAP gene encoding T-cell activation Rho GTPase-activating protein isoform X1, producing MSVKSSLQTKGLKETNIVKASLTKILMKVLSSCNTADIKKCHLFMPCDAEDGLCHLTDSNKKRKKVISWPFMLRRTTTGSETLGNLESDLKPPLFDQPLSIVCSEDDMLPKPIQDILTMLFLEGPLTEGIFRKAANEKARKELKEELNFGGKVVFEDKSVHLLAVVLKDFLRNIPHKLLLSELYDEWMTALEKLTHHERTEAMKEVASKLPRPNLLLLKHLLCVLHHISKSSEVNKMDSSNLAICVGPNMLTPVRDQSLPLEAQKKLTDQVKTLVEFLIDNCLDIFGEEISSLFCISPRDSLDRPDMLSARRQHDSAYDSTDFEEECNSSELEANDLPQAGGTEHRCSSMELYSREPVAQTPPVSSPVTRFKKSISNLDRRFSEPDMLSSKGCQGGCMRSQKLARSEESVIRQEELRLKCQGLREEMAGECHLAGLYRNKKPSNLTIKASLLSELSNNSLPRTSSGSSLDSASPVSDCSVFTSSPLTSPSIAKKNALTRPQSFSTKASSGSDTTSIRELKRHSMSFSVATRKKVLAKTQSCSMGGFQRDSFKKESKKERHLSCRIVHATCADDHSSAPSRGQLRPRFMSADEVFRLVDQRNPGNPPSYEEATRNCSAARLPSYSSLTVRNMRSTVLSPDFEPQHPRLNKEVTNKVYKDFFNDRLSMTSDPKDKVPAIDFVIGIHSRANLPLTPQVYRLRTMSGSYQKNKQEYLTQPCSQPAFGHIQCAKESYV from the exons GCTGACATCAAGAAATGCCACTTGTTCATGCCATGTGACGCTGAAGATGGACTGTGTCATCTGACTG ATAGTaataagaagagaaagaaagtaatATCCTGGCCATTTATGCTGAGACGAACCACCACTGGATCAGAGACTCTGGGGAATCTGGAATCTGACTTGAAACCTCCTCTGTTTGATCAGCCATTGTCGATTGTCTGCAGTGAAGATGATATGCTGCCCAAGCCAATACAG GATATCCTTACAATGCTCTTCTTGGAAGGGCCTTTAACGGAAGGAATATTCCGGAAAGCTGCCAACGAAAAGGCCCGCAAGGAGCTGAAAGAAGAGTTGAACTTTGGAGGGAAAGTTGTTTTCGAAGATAAATCTGTTCATCTGTTAGCAGTGGTTTTAAAG GATTTCCTTCGAAACATTCCCCATAAACTGCTGCTCTCTGAGCTTTATGATGAGTGGATGACGGCACTGGAGAAGTTGACCCACCACGAAAGAACTGAAGCAATGAAAGA GGTTGCAAGCAAACTCCCGAGACCCAACCTTCTTTTGCTCAAGCATTTGCTCTGCGTGCTTCACCACATTAGCAAAAGCTCAGAGGTCAACAAAATGGATTCCAGCAACCTTGCCATCTGTGTTGGGCCAAACATGCTGACTCCAGTTCGTGACCAAAGCCTACCACTTGAAGCCCAGAAAAAGCTAACAGATCAG GTGAAGACACTGGTGGAATTTCTCATTGATAACTGCCTTGATATATTTGGGGAAGAAATCTCTTCACTGTTCTGCATCTCTCCTAGAGATTCCCTGGACAGGCCAG atATGTTGTCTGCTAGACGTCAACATGATTCTGCCTATGACAGCACAGATTTTGAGGAAGAATGCAATTCCAGTGAACTCGAGGCCAACGATCTACCACAAGCCGGGGGGACAGAACACAGGTGCAGCAGTATGGAGCTGTACTCTCGAGAGCCAGTAGCCCAGACTCCACCTGTCTCTTCTCCTGTGACCCGGTTTAAAAAATCCATAAGCAACCTGGATAGGAGGTTCTCTGAGCCAGACATGCTCTCTTCTAAGGGCTGCCAAGGAGGCTGTATGAGAAGCCAGAAGCTAGCCAGAAGTGAGGAGAGTGTAATTCGGCAGGAGGAACTGAGGTTGAAGTGCCAAGGGCTGAGAGAGGAAATGGCAGGAGAATGTCATCTTGCAGGCCTCTATAGGAACAAGAAGCCATCCAACTTGACAATAAAAGCTAGTCTGCTGTCAGAATTGTCAAACAATTCATTGCCCAGAACATCCTCCGGCAGTTCACTAGATAGTGCTTCTCCAGTCTCTGACTGTTCTGTCTTCACCAGCTCACCACTGACATCGCCTTCCATCGCCAAGAAAAACGCCTTAACTCGGCCGCAGTCCTTTTCCACCAAGGCTTCCAGCGGAAGTGACACCACCTCCATCAGAGAGCTCAAGAGGCATTCCATGTCATTTTCTGTGGCAACCCGCAAGAAGGTGCTAGCAAAAACCCAAAGCTGCAGCATGGGTGGCTTTCAGAGGGACAGTTTCAAGAAGGAATCCAAGAAAGAGAGACATCTTTCCTGCCGCATAGTCCACGCAACTTGTGCTGATGACCACAGCTCAGCACCTTCGCGGGGTCAACTGAGGCCTCGTTTCATGTCAGCAGATGAAGTGTTTCGACTTGTGGACCAGAGGAATCCTGGGAATCCTCCATCTTATGAGGAGGCTACCAGAAACTGCTCAGCTGCTAGGCTTCCCTCATACAGTAGCTTAACGGTTCGAAATATGAGATCCACTGTGCTGTCTCCAGACTTTGAGCCTCAGCATCCAAGACTCAATAAAGAGGTTACAAACAAAGTATACAAGGACTTTTTTAACGACAGGCTCTCCATGACCAGTGATCCTAAGGACAAGGTACCAGCCATTGACTTTGTTATTGGAATACACTCCCGAGCTAATTTGCCCCTAACCCCTCAAGTCTATCGCCTCAGGACCATGTCTGGGTCTTATCAAAAGAACAAACAAGAATACCTGACACAGccatgcagccagccagcctttgGCCACATACAATGCGCTAAGGAATCCTATGTTTAA